The following are encoded in a window of Pelomicrobium methylotrophicum genomic DNA:
- the tgt gene encoding tRNA guanosine(34) transglycosylase Tgt produces the protein MRFELIARDGAARRGRLTLAHGTVDTPAFMPVGTYGAVKAMSPAELKGLGTQIVLGNTFHLWLRPGLEVIKAHGGLHRFIGWDGPILTDSGGFQVFSLGKLRSISEEGVAFRSPVNGDRCFLTPEEAMRIQRVLNADVAMVFDECTPYPADEAQTRASMELSLRWAERSKRAFEGSENALFGIVQGGMFEHLREASLKGLMDIGFDGYAIGGLSVGEPKEEMLRILDHTAAQLPPERPRYLMGVGTPADIVDAIARGIDLFDCVLPTRNARNGWAFTRQGVVKLRNSRYRTDTAPLDETCDCYTCHTFTRAYLHHLQRVNEILGARLNTLHNLHYYQCVMREAREAITQGRFAEYAATVKRRGAQS, from the coding sequence ATGCGGTTCGAACTGATCGCCCGGGACGGCGCCGCCCGCCGGGGACGGCTTACGCTTGCCCACGGCACCGTGGACACGCCCGCGTTCATGCCGGTGGGCACCTACGGCGCGGTGAAGGCCATGAGTCCGGCCGAGCTGAAGGGCCTCGGCACCCAGATCGTGCTGGGCAACACCTTTCACCTCTGGCTGCGGCCGGGGCTGGAAGTGATCAAGGCCCACGGGGGGTTGCACCGTTTCATAGGATGGGACGGCCCCATCCTCACTGACTCCGGCGGGTTCCAGGTGTTCAGCCTGGGCAAGCTTCGCAGCATCAGCGAGGAAGGCGTCGCCTTCCGATCGCCGGTGAACGGCGACCGGTGCTTCCTCACGCCCGAAGAAGCCATGCGCATCCAGCGCGTGCTCAATGCCGACGTGGCCATGGTCTTCGACGAGTGCACCCCCTACCCCGCCGACGAAGCTCAGACACGGGCGTCGATGGAACTCAGCCTACGCTGGGCAGAGCGCAGCAAGCGGGCGTTCGAGGGAAGCGAAAATGCCCTCTTCGGCATCGTTCAGGGCGGAATGTTCGAGCACCTGCGGGAGGCTTCCCTGAAAGGCCTGATGGACATTGGCTTCGACGGCTACGCCATCGGCGGGCTTTCGGTGGGAGAGCCCAAGGAAGAAATGCTGCGCATCCTGGACCACACCGCAGCGCAACTTCCCCCCGAGCGCCCCCGCTACCTCATGGGCGTGGGCACGCCCGCTGACATCGTCGATGCCATCGCCCGGGGCATCGACCTCTTCGACTGCGTGCTGCCGACCCGCAATGCCCGCAACGGCTGGGCATTCACCCGCCAGGGCGTGGTGAAACTGCGCAACAGCCGCTATCGCACAGACACCGCGCCCCTGGACGAGACCTGCGACTGCTACACCTGCCACACCTTCACCCGGGCCTACCTCCATCATCTGCAGCGAGTGAACGAGATCCTGGGCGCCCGGTTGAACACCTTGCACAACCTGCATTACTACCAGTGCGTGATGCGGGAAGCCCGCGAAGCCATCACCCAGGGGCGCTTCGCCGAATACGCCGCCACCGTTAAACGAAGAGGCGCGCAATCGTGA
- the queA gene encoding tRNA preQ1(34) S-adenosylmethionine ribosyltransferase-isomerase QueA encodes MRLSDFDFHLPQELIAQAPAPHRSASRLLHLDGVTGAVEDLWFRDLPRLVRPGDLLVFNDTRVIKARLRGRKKSGGQVEVLVERVLGTHEALAQVRASKSPREGDALLLRGGITVTVMGREGPFFRLRFDEEPDVFTLLERHGEVPLPPYIKHAPGVEDERRYQTVYARTPGAVAAPTAGLHFDEETLSRLGEAGAETAFVTLHVGAGTFQPVREEDLSRHVMHSEWYRIPEETVAAVGRARARGGRVLAVGTTTLRALEAAAADGNLRPVTDETNLFILPGYRFRVVERLLTNFHLPKSTLLMLVSAFGGIEHIRRAYAHAIERRYRFFSYGDAMLIERQQS; translated from the coding sequence ATGCGACTTTCCGACTTCGATTTCCACCTGCCCCAAGAGTTGATCGCCCAGGCACCGGCGCCTCATCGCAGCGCCAGCCGGCTGCTGCACTTGGACGGCGTAACCGGCGCCGTAGAAGACCTCTGGTTCCGGGACCTCCCCCGGCTCGTCCGTCCCGGGGACCTGCTGGTGTTCAACGACACGCGGGTGATCAAAGCGCGGCTACGTGGGCGTAAGAAATCAGGCGGGCAGGTCGAGGTGCTGGTCGAGCGCGTGCTGGGCACCCACGAGGCGCTCGCTCAGGTGCGGGCCAGCAAATCGCCGCGGGAAGGCGACGCGCTGTTGCTGCGCGGGGGGATCACGGTGACAGTGATGGGCCGTGAAGGGCCTTTCTTCCGGCTGCGATTCGACGAGGAACCCGACGTGTTCACCCTGCTGGAGCGTCACGGCGAAGTGCCCCTGCCGCCGTATATCAAACACGCCCCGGGTGTCGAAGACGAACGCCGCTACCAGACGGTTTATGCCCGCACGCCCGGCGCGGTGGCGGCGCCCACCGCCGGATTGCACTTCGACGAGGAAACGCTCTCGCGCCTGGGGGAGGCAGGCGCCGAGACCGCCTTCGTCACGCTGCACGTGGGGGCAGGCACATTCCAGCCCGTGCGCGAGGAAGACCTGTCGCGCCACGTCATGCATAGCGAGTGGTACCGCATTCCCGAGGAGACTGTGGCGGCGGTCGGGCGGGCGCGGGCACGGGGCGGCCGGGTGCTGGCGGTGGGAACCACGACGCTGCGCGCTCTGGAAGCGGCGGCAGCCGATGGAAACCTGCGCCCGGTCACCGACGAAACCAACCTGTTCATCCTTCCCGGCTACCGCTTCCGAGTGGTGGAGCGCCTGCTCACCAATTTCCATCTGCCCAAGTCGACCCTGCTCATGCTGGTGTCGGCCTTCGGCGGCATCGAGCACATCCGCCGCGCTTACGCCCACGCCATCGAGCGCCGCTACCGCTTTTTCAGCTATGGCGACGCCATGCTGATCGAAAGGCAGCAGAGCTGA
- the yajC gene encoding preprotein translocase subunit YajC, whose amino-acid sequence MLIPQAFAQSAPATGGADWLSLLPLILIFVLFYFMLIRPQMKRAKEHKAMIEALQKGDEVVTAGGTIGRITRVGDAYVTLQVADNVEIQVQKQAIQLLLPKGTFKSAKGEG is encoded by the coding sequence GTGCTGATTCCCCAAGCCTTTGCCCAGAGCGCGCCAGCGACGGGTGGCGCCGACTGGCTGAGCCTGCTGCCGCTGATTCTCATCTTCGTGCTGTTTTACTTCATGCTCATCCGCCCGCAGATGAAGCGGGCCAAGGAGCACAAGGCGATGATCGAGGCGCTGCAGAAAGGCGACGAAGTGGTCACCGCCGGCGGCACCATCGGCCGCATCACGAGAGTCGGAGACGCGTACGTGACGCTCCAGGTGGCCGACAATGTGGAAATCCAGGTGCAGAAACAGGCGATCCAGCTTCTGCTGCCCAAGGGCACTTTCAAGTCGGCGAAAGGTGAAGGATGA